A single region of the Halorussus gelatinilyticus genome encodes:
- a CDS encoding TRAM domain-containing protein — MADRETAPVSVGERYSVEIEDLGSEGDGVARIESFVVFVPGADLGERVDIRIEEVGGSHAVASVVEESEVENEGRGSADDGEASERGKSSE, encoded by the coding sequence AGACCGCGAGACTGCTCCGGTCAGCGTCGGAGAGCGGTACTCGGTCGAAATCGAGGACCTCGGGAGCGAAGGCGACGGCGTGGCTCGCATCGAATCGTTCGTGGTGTTCGTCCCCGGCGCGGACCTCGGGGAGCGAGTCGACATCCGCATCGAGGAGGTCGGCGGAAGTCACGCCGTCGCATCGGTGGTCGAGGAGTCGGAGGTCGAGAACGAGGGGCGGGGCTCCGCAGACGACGGAGAAGCGAGTGAGCGAGGCAAGTCGAGCGAGTAG